The genomic interval TCTACGAGAAACTGCAATCAAGTGTTCCTCTGAGAGTGTTTCTGCTGCATAGGATAGGGCTGCCCTTACATCTTCAGCTTTAAGCCTGTATTCTTTGCACACCTCTTCAATTGTCATGCCACCTGCCAATCCACCAACAATAACTTCAACAGGAACCCGTGTACCTTTAATCACAGGCTTTCCACCCATAATATCAGGATTCAGCTCTATCCTCTTTTTCCAGTCTGTTTTCATGCTCTAAGTCTAACACAAATAAACACTCTTTTCATTATCTTTGATGGATCATTTTCCTTATAATATCCTTTATAATATCCTTTCCTCAAATACGACTTTTTCCGATAGAGGACTTCCACAATCTGAACAATGAGTAGTGCCTTCTAAGAACTCCGCTGGCTTTCCAGTTCTTTTCCAATGGGGACACTCAGGATTTGGGCAAAAGGGCATGAGTTACTGCACCTTTACCTTTTTCTGCTGCTCGAACATCCCAATGATCTCTTTTACTGTATTTGCATCCTCAGGCTTCTTGTCTTCCCTCAAAAAACCGACGGCCCTCGGAAATCTTAGGGCATATCCAATGCCCTCCCTGTCTTTCCCTGCAGTGTGGCCAGGAGAGCGGGTTATCTCATCGGCCATTACTGTGATTACATAGCGAGGCTCAACCCAGACATCAGCCTCCATTACAGAATCAACCCTCGGATGTTTATGTGAAAGGGAGATCCTATCGAGAATATTTTTAAGCTCTACGACTTCGTCCTCTGTAAACCCTGAACCTATCTTGCTTACTGTTTTGAATGTGTCTGTTTTTCCGTCATATACAGCGCCGAGAAGTGCCCCGAGCCCGAACCTTGCCCTTGCGCCTTTTCCCCGGAAATATCCGACAATGCAAACATCAATAGTATCTGCAAGCTCGCCCCTGTAACTCCTCTTTAATTTTATCCAGTTAAAGTTTCTGGCCCCTGCTGAATAAGGCGCATCAAGCCTTTTTGCCACTATCCCTTCAAGCCCCCTGGCAACTGTACCTTCAAAATATTCGAGGATTTTCCTGGGATCGGCTGTGATTAAAATCTCCGATGGTTCTATTACAGCGCCTTTCTTTATAAGCCTTTCAAGCTGGGTCCTCCTTTCTATAAATGGCCTCTCTGTGTAGTCAACACCGTCTGCATAAAGGAGGTCAAAGGCAAAAAACTTGAGCGGGTATTCTTTAGAAAGCTCTTCTATACCGTGTTTTCTCTTTCTCTGAATTGTAATCTGAAAGGGGAACAACTCTCCTGTTGCATCGTTGTATGCAAGTGCCTCGCCTTCGAAAATAGCCTT from Nitrospirota bacterium carries:
- a CDS encoding ATP-dependent DNA ligase; translation: MRFSRLTEYFERLEATTKRLEMFDILAELFREASAKDIDRIIYLSQGQLLPPFHGLEIGMSEKLLIRALSDATNTPTKKVEDIFKKTGDLGTAAEELIREKGQGLKVEQVYEELIDIAQTAGAGSVEKKIGFLSNLLKGVSSKEAKYIARFVIGRLRLGIGDPTVLEALALSRGDRAIRPELERAYNLCSDLGLVAKTLLEKGLGGIRKFHVQVGYPIRMALCERLPSSEEIITKIGRAAVEGKYDGFRVQVHKDGNRVDLFSRNLERTTPMFPEISEAAKTHFLAKKAIFEGEALAYNDATGELFPFQITIQRKRKHGIEELSKEYPLKFFAFDLLYADGVDYTERPFIERRTQLERLIKKGAVIEPSEILITADPRKILEYFEGTVARGLEGIVAKRLDAPYSAGARNFNWIKLKRSYRGELADTIDVCIVGYFRGKGARARFGLGALLGAVYDGKTDTFKTVSKIGSGFTEDEVVELKNILDRISLSHKHPRVDSVMEADVWVEPRYVITVMADEITRSPGHTAGKDREGIGYALRFPRAVGFLREDKKPEDANTVKEIIGMFEQQKKVKVQ
- a CDS encoding DUF433 domain-containing protein; this encodes MKTDWKKRIELNPDIMGGKPVIKGTRVPVEVIVGGLAGGMTIEEVCKEYRLKAEDVRAALSYAAETLSEEHLIAVSRR